One Hevea brasiliensis isolate MT/VB/25A 57/8 chromosome 5, ASM3005281v1, whole genome shotgun sequence genomic region harbors:
- the LOC131180121 gene encoding uncharacterized protein LOC131180121 gives MERVFKKLHCTDDLKFKYSVFLMQGDTYEWWKTIPHRLVESPVLTWEDFLREFREKYVSDTYVDMKLQEFLSLKQEDMTVVEYEREFSCLSHYAGVYSPLAGIDASKLISRALELERIELKGAVKKGIEEKEKSGKTSGQSSSSNPGKRKSFGGPSSRGSGRGRFSGQRPPRSGQQTSKGFFPIHTCETSGKTHGGVCYKATGANYNCGGSGHFTRDCTSARRSGPPTTTEGSAQGSACRGQQIVSRGRGRGRGSTSGS, from the exons atggagagagtATTTAAGAAATTACATTGCACAGATGATTTGAAGTTCAAATACTCAGTTTTTTTAATGCAAGGGGAcacttatgaatggtggaagaccattccccacaggcTGGTAGAGTCCCCGGTGTTGACATGGGAAGACTTCCTTAGGGAATTTCGAGAGAAGTATGTTTCGGatacatatgtggatatgaagcttcaagagtttttgagtttgaagcaagaGGATATGActgtggtagagtatgagagggagttctcttgcctgagtcactatgctggaGTTTACTCACCACTAGCAGGGATAGATGCAAGCA AACTGATATCCCGAGCACTAGAATTAGAGAGGATTGAGTTAAAAGGGGCTGTTAAAAAGGGaatagaagaaaaagagaaaagtgggaagacTTCAGGTCAAAGCTCAAGTAGCAATCCGGGTAAGAGAAAGAGTTTTGGGGGACCGAGCAGCAGaggatctggtaggggaagattctcaggacagaggccacctagatctggTCAACAGACATCCAAGGGTTTCTTTCCTATCCATACCTGTGAAACCAGTGGcaagactcatggaggagtatgttataaggccacaggagccaACTATaattgtggtggaagtgggcattttactAGGGATTGCACTAGTGCGCgcagatctgggccacctaccaccactgaggggtCTGCTCAAGGTTCTGCTTGTAGAGGACAACAAATAGTTAGTAGAggccgaggcaggggtagaggcagCACTTCTGGCAGctag